One window of Brevibacterium pigmentatum genomic DNA carries:
- a CDS encoding aminopeptidase P family protein, translated as MTEQNSDTPDSTQNLADRVNNRSHRPNSTAFRDFVASGWDRTPLNAEALAAAGFTPARRDAVSAAFPGERLVVPAGGLKVRSNDTDYRFRAHSAFIHLTGLEADSEPDAVLVFEPEGDSHDVTLYFRPRAGADTEEFFSDSRYGEYWVGPRADLEAMSTMTGIATESSATVDDAITKDLGAISVRLVRQADSRIDGVIDLARTQVQADLETSEAGDAELAQMLSELRLIKDDHEVEQLRKAVAITRAGFDNVVESLPKALGHRRGERVVETAFETAARSDGNGVGYDTIAASGNNACTLHWIRNDGQVRDGDLILVDAGAEADSLYTADITRTLPVSGTFTEVQAKIYDAVLEASDAAFAVAADHPNRPVKFREVHEAAMEVIAKRLEEFGVLPVSAAESLSPEGQQHRRWMVHGTSHHLGLDVHDCAQARAEMYLDATIEPGMVFTIEPGLYFKSDDLLLPEEFRGNGVRIEDDVLVTADGVENLSADFPRTRAEIEAWVQGRSQDC; from the coding sequence ATGACAGAGCAGAACTCAGATACCCCAGACTCGACTCAGAACCTCGCAGACCGCGTCAACAACCGCTCACATCGCCCGAATTCCACCGCCTTCCGCGACTTCGTCGCCTCCGGATGGGATCGCACTCCGCTCAACGCCGAAGCTCTCGCCGCCGCTGGTTTCACCCCGGCCCGACGGGACGCCGTTTCGGCAGCATTCCCCGGTGAACGGCTCGTCGTTCCCGCCGGCGGACTCAAGGTCCGCTCGAACGACACCGACTACCGCTTCCGCGCGCATTCCGCGTTCATCCACCTCACCGGTCTGGAAGCCGATTCCGAACCCGACGCCGTCCTCGTCTTCGAACCCGAGGGTGACAGCCACGACGTGACGCTGTACTTCCGCCCCCGCGCCGGTGCCGATACCGAGGAGTTCTTCTCCGATTCCCGCTACGGCGAGTATTGGGTCGGTCCGCGCGCGGACCTCGAAGCGATGTCCACCATGACCGGCATCGCCACGGAGAGCTCCGCGACCGTCGATGACGCCATCACCAAGGATCTCGGGGCCATCTCGGTCCGCCTCGTCCGCCAGGCCGATTCCCGCATCGACGGAGTCATCGACCTCGCTCGCACCCAGGTCCAGGCCGATCTCGAGACGTCCGAGGCCGGGGATGCCGAACTGGCTCAGATGCTCTCCGAGCTGCGCCTGATCAAGGATGACCACGAGGTCGAGCAGCTGCGCAAAGCCGTCGCCATCACCCGTGCCGGTTTCGACAATGTCGTGGAATCGCTGCCGAAGGCGCTCGGCCACCGTCGTGGTGAGCGAGTCGTCGAGACCGCGTTCGAGACCGCCGCTCGCTCCGACGGCAACGGAGTCGGCTATGACACGATCGCCGCCTCGGGCAACAATGCCTGCACCCTGCACTGGATCCGCAATGACGGTCAGGTCCGCGACGGCGATCTCATCCTCGTCGATGCCGGAGCTGAAGCCGATTCGCTCTACACTGCGGACATCACTCGCACCCTGCCCGTTTCGGGCACCTTCACCGAGGTGCAGGCGAAGATCTACGACGCTGTGCTCGAAGCCTCCGATGCAGCGTTCGCCGTGGCCGCCGACCACCCCAACCGTCCGGTGAAGTTCCGTGAGGTCCACGAGGCGGCCATGGAGGTCATCGCGAAACGTCTCGAAGAGTTCGGTGTGCTGCCGGTCTCCGCTGCCGAGTCTTTGTCTCCGGAAGGACAGCAGCACCGCCGATGGATGGTCCACGGCACCAGCCATCACCTCGGCCTCGACGTCCATGACTGTGCTCAGGCGAGAGCGGAGATGTACCTGGACGCGACCATCGAACCGGGAATGGTCTTCACCATCGAACCCGGACTGTACTTCAAGTCCGATGACCTGCTGCTGCCCGAGGAGTTCCGCGGCAACGGCGTGCGCATCGAGGACGACGTTCTCGTCACCGCCGACGGAGTCGAGAACCTCTCCGCCGACTTCCCCCGCACCCGCGCCGAGATCGAGGCCTGGGTGCAGGGGCGGTCCCAGGACTGCTGA
- a CDS encoding PHP domain-containing protein, with protein sequence MVIDLHVHTAFSDGTQTPSELISEASMEGIDVVGLTDHDTTAGWTLAEDAARVYGLGLVRGMEISCRYEGISVHLLSYLHDPYDTGLAEVVQETRRARLDRTHLIIERLAEDYPIDIDAVLSVSGEDATIGRPHIADALVAAGVVESRTEAFSSILSSQGKYHVSLPTIDPITAIGLIREAGGVSVFAHPRAAMRGRVVPDSAMTEFITAGLDGLEVDHRDNPPQEREAMRRLAHEHDLIVTGSSDYHGTGKPNRLGEHVTSDHMFAKLLERAASRPGGVDYIQG encoded by the coding sequence ATGGTCATCGATCTCCATGTGCACACCGCATTCTCGGACGGGACCCAGACCCCTTCCGAACTCATCTCAGAAGCCTCGATGGAGGGCATCGACGTCGTCGGTCTCACCGACCACGACACCACCGCAGGTTGGACCCTTGCCGAAGATGCCGCCCGCGTCTACGGGCTCGGACTGGTGAGGGGAATGGAGATCTCCTGTCGCTACGAGGGAATCAGCGTGCACCTGCTCTCCTACCTCCACGACCCATACGACACGGGGCTGGCCGAGGTCGTGCAGGAGACGCGGCGGGCACGCCTCGACCGAACGCACCTCATCATCGAGCGACTCGCCGAAGACTATCCGATCGACATAGATGCTGTGCTCTCGGTCTCCGGCGAGGACGCCACGATCGGACGTCCGCATATCGCCGATGCGCTGGTGGCAGCCGGCGTCGTCGAGAGCCGCACAGAAGCGTTCTCATCGATTCTGTCCAGCCAGGGCAAATACCACGTGTCCCTGCCGACGATCGACCCGATCACGGCGATCGGGCTGATCCGGGAGGCCGGGGGAGTCTCGGTCTTCGCTCATCCGCGTGCGGCCATGCGCGGTCGCGTCGTTCCTGATTCGGCGATGACCGAATTCATCACCGCCGGACTCGACGGACTCGAAGTCGACCACCGCGACAACCCTCCGCAGGAGCGTGAGGCGATGCGGCGTCTGGCACATGAGCACGATCTCATCGTCACCGGTTCCAGCGACTACCACGGGACAGGCAAACCCAACCGCCTCGGCGAGCACGTCACCTCAGACCATATGTTCGCCAAGCTGCTCGAGCGTGCGGCCTCACGGCCGGGCGGAGTCGACTACATCCAGGGCTGA
- a CDS encoding acyltransferase, which produces MFGSRRLDDESPAAPARVDLSTAEPTTTPSPTTQSEAPTAQSQTPTAQPRIPKTHRHDVDVMRVLAGLTVMIGHSGGVLIGRSDEGSDAWWLGHLAEAVNPWAVPMFFMIAGWAVLAGAPPRTEAKMWDRIVRHVVPLAAWSVIFVLGFNLFDTDEVNVRHDLARSFLEAGRPAFHLWYLYAYIPLILVFGTLVLFWKGQRPWKLATLAVVLAGSTVWAPFALELIGSDQDAWKWDFATYQVVYFTVGAFVIHHAYELRPPIWTLCLLFTVSALGVLWWESRRSYPIENANPLIIGLAISVILLVSRIRLGERTKKVFTTMATASFGAFLVHVFFLELFFERLFDVDAAPVLLVIQYLGLLALMAALSYGLSFAWGKLHLRRILG; this is translated from the coding sequence TTGTTCGGTTCACGCCGGTTGGACGACGAGTCCCCCGCAGCTCCTGCCCGGGTCGACCTCTCCACCGCGGAGCCGACGACGACACCTTCCCCGACCACACAGTCTGAGGCCCCGACCGCACAGTCCCAGACCCCGACTGCACAGCCGAGGATCCCGAAGACGCATCGCCATGACGTCGACGTCATGCGAGTGCTCGCCGGACTCACAGTCATGATCGGCCATTCGGGCGGCGTCCTCATCGGACGCTCCGACGAGGGCAGCGATGCCTGGTGGCTCGGCCACCTCGCCGAGGCGGTCAATCCCTGGGCCGTGCCGATGTTCTTCATGATCGCCGGTTGGGCCGTGCTCGCCGGCGCACCCCCACGCACCGAAGCGAAGATGTGGGACCGCATCGTCCGCCATGTCGTGCCCTTGGCCGCCTGGTCGGTCATCTTCGTGCTCGGCTTCAACCTCTTCGACACCGATGAGGTCAACGTCCGCCACGACCTCGCCCGCAGCTTCCTCGAGGCCGGACGACCGGCCTTCCACCTGTGGTATCTCTACGCGTACATTCCGCTCATCCTCGTCTTCGGCACGCTCGTCCTGTTCTGGAAGGGACAGCGCCCGTGGAAGCTCGCGACCCTCGCCGTCGTCCTCGCGGGATCGACCGTCTGGGCTCCGTTCGCGCTCGAACTCATCGGCTCGGATCAGGATGCATGGAAATGGGACTTCGCGACGTATCAGGTCGTCTACTTCACCGTCGGGGCCTTCGTCATCCACCACGCATATGAGCTGCGTCCGCCGATCTGGACGCTGTGCCTGCTCTTCACAGTCTCGGCGCTCGGCGTGCTGTGGTGGGAGTCGCGACGGTCCTATCCGATCGAGAATGCGAACCCGCTCATCATCGGACTCGCTATCAGCGTCATCCTCCTCGTCTCGCGCATCCGCCTCGGCGAGCGGACGAAGAAGGTCTTCACGACGATGGCGACGGCATCATTCGGTGCGTTCCTCGTCCACGTGTTCTTCCTCGAGCTCTTCTTCGAACGCCTCTTCGACGTCGATGCTGCGCCGGTCCTGCTCGTCATCCAGTATCTGGGTCTGCTCGCCCTCATGGCCGCCCTGTCCTATGGGCTGAGCTTCGCCTGGGGAAAGCTGCATCTGCGCAGAATCCTCGGCTGA
- a CDS encoding DEAD/DEAH box helicase, with amino-acid sequence MAETEADFAELGVAGPIVASLASAGITHPFPIQALTLPVALSGADIIGQAKTGTGKTLGFGIPLLQRVVGKTEDSSVTSDPESTPDSVGDGKEPRLPQALVVVPTRELAKQVAADLVTASVQRDIDIMTIYGGMDFDPQINRLKSGVDVVVGTPGRLLDLYGRKILKLHRVRTVVLDEADEMLDLGFLPDVEKIINAVPAHRQTMLFSATMPGAVITLARRYMNQPTHIRAQDHEDLSLTGKNTTQFVYRAHSMDKSELVARMLQAEGRGRTIIFTRTKRTADKLAAELEDRGFAVKALHGDLGQSQREKALKSFRDGKVDVLVATDVAARGIDIDDVTHVVNYQCPEDEKTYVHRIGRTGRAGNSGVAMTLVDWDDMPRWRLINKALGLDFDEPAETYSTSPHFFSDLGIPKGTKGRLPRQPSDGEDEKSTGERKGRGSDPRGSGRGRSESRRGGSSDRRDSFSASGGEDRKPRRQRSRRRTRGGKPVNRAQSGQTGQGGHQATDSSED; translated from the coding sequence ATGGCGGAGACGGAAGCGGATTTCGCGGAACTGGGAGTCGCCGGACCGATCGTGGCCTCGCTGGCCTCGGCAGGAATCACCCACCCCTTCCCCATTCAGGCGCTGACGCTGCCCGTGGCACTGTCGGGCGCCGATATCATCGGGCAGGCGAAGACGGGCACCGGAAAGACCCTGGGATTCGGCATCCCCCTTCTCCAGCGCGTCGTCGGCAAGACCGAGGATTCGTCGGTCACCTCCGACCCGGAATCGACTCCGGACAGCGTGGGCGATGGCAAGGAGCCGCGTCTGCCGCAGGCCCTCGTCGTCGTTCCCACCCGTGAGCTGGCCAAGCAAGTTGCGGCCGATCTCGTCACCGCCTCCGTGCAGCGCGATATCGACATCATGACGATCTACGGCGGCATGGACTTCGACCCGCAGATCAACCGCCTGAAGTCCGGCGTCGACGTCGTCGTCGGCACGCCCGGTCGCCTTCTCGATCTCTATGGTCGCAAGATCCTCAAGCTCCACCGCGTGCGCACCGTAGTCCTCGACGAAGCCGACGAGATGCTCGACCTCGGCTTCCTGCCCGATGTCGAGAAGATCATCAACGCCGTGCCCGCGCACCGCCAGACGATGCTCTTCTCCGCCACCATGCCGGGAGCGGTCATCACCCTGGCCCGGCGGTACATGAATCAGCCCACCCACATCCGCGCACAGGACCATGAGGACCTGTCGCTGACGGGCAAGAACACGACGCAGTTCGTCTACCGTGCCCACTCGATGGACAAATCCGAGCTCGTCGCCCGCATGCTCCAGGCCGAGGGCCGCGGTCGCACGATCATCTTCACCCGCACCAAGCGCACCGCCGACAAGCTCGCCGCCGAACTCGAGGATCGCGGATTCGCGGTCAAGGCCCTCCACGGAGATCTCGGTCAGTCACAGCGCGAGAAGGCCCTGAAGTCCTTCCGCGACGGAAAGGTCGACGTGCTCGTGGCCACGGATGTCGCGGCCCGCGGAATCGACATCGACGATGTCACCCACGTCGTGAACTATCAGTGTCCCGAGGACGAGAAGACCTACGTCCATCGCATCGGACGCACCGGTCGAGCCGGCAACTCCGGTGTCGCCATGACCTTGGTCGACTGGGATGACATGCCCCGCTGGCGCCTCATCAACAAGGCCCTGGGCCTCGATTTCGATGAGCCCGCGGAGACCTATTCGACCTCCCCGCACTTCTTCTCCGACCTCGGCATTCCGAAGGGCACCAAGGGTCGGCTGCCGCGCCAGCCCTCCGACGGTGAGGACGAGAAGTCCACCGGTGAGCGCAAGGGCCGTGGGTCCGATCCTCGCGGTTCCGGTCGCGGCCGTTCCGAATCCCGCCGAGGCGGCTCGTCCGACCGTCGTGACTCCTTCTCCGCCTCCGGTGGCGAAGACCGCAAGCCGCGCCGCCAGCGCAGCCGTCGCCGCACCCGCGGCGGCAAGCCGGTCAACCGCGCGCAGAGCGGTCAGACAGGTCAGGGCGGCCACCAGGCCACCGACTCCAGCGAGGACTGA
- a CDS encoding ferritin-like fold-containing protein — protein sequence MPDSVPLAGNDAATLALLAFGELTGFERMATNATTAADLDDKVILARLASQSFANFEQLSQHIDQMGQDVIELCQHFEPTFSTLAERTRPRDWYESLMKGFVFDGIMNDFYRTAVNELAEPGYSLAIAILDDTRASEYARNRLTSEVAVDTQLASRLALWGRKLVAETLGRARSLLTDPVLGLDEDLVVELIPAVTSNHSKRMSALGLVA from the coding sequence ATGCCCGATTCTGTCCCATTGGCCGGTAATGATGCTGCAACGCTCGCACTTCTGGCGTTCGGCGAGCTGACCGGTTTCGAACGTATGGCCACTAACGCGACGACCGCAGCGGATCTGGATGACAAAGTCATCCTGGCGCGGCTGGCCTCTCAGTCATTCGCGAACTTCGAACAGCTCTCACAGCACATCGATCAGATGGGCCAGGATGTGATCGAGCTCTGTCAGCATTTCGAACCGACCTTCAGCACTCTGGCTGAAAGGACTCGTCCTCGCGACTGGTACGAAAGCCTCATGAAGGGATTCGTCTTCGACGGAATCATGAATGATTTCTACCGCACGGCGGTGAACGAACTCGCGGAGCCCGGATACAGCCTGGCTATTGCAATTCTCGATGATACACGTGCCAGCGAATATGCGCGCAATCGTCTGACATCCGAAGTGGCCGTCGACACACAGCTGGCTTCGCGGCTGGCCCTGTGGGGGCGCAAGCTCGTCGCAGAGACCCTGGGCCGTGCCCGCAGTCTGCTCACCGACCCGGTCCTCGGCCTCGACGAAGACCTCGTCGTCGAACTGATCCCGGCGGTGACGTCGAACCATTCGAAGCGGATGTCGGCACTCGGCCTCGTCGCCTGA
- a CDS encoding DUF3107 domain-containing protein translates to MEIKIGVKQTQREIILETDEDAKALAARVEETIQSEGLLTFTDTKGRQVFVPSASLGYLEIGAESPRRVGFSA, encoded by the coding sequence ATGGAAATCAAGATCGGCGTCAAGCAGACTCAGCGCGAGATCATCCTCGAAACGGACGAAGATGCGAAGGCACTCGCAGCCCGCGTCGAAGAGACGATCCAGTCCGAGGGGCTGCTGACCTTCACCGACACGAAGGGCCGTCAGGTATTCGTTCCCTCCGCTTCGCTCGGCTACCTCGAAATCGGTGCCGAGTCACCGCGTCGTGTGGGCTTCAGCGCCTGA
- a CDS encoding TetR/AcrR family transcriptional regulator: MSSPQQRLPRDQRRDQLVGVARSVFATRGYRTTSMDMIAEAAGVSKPVLYQHFDSKQDLYLALIDSSAALLDSRLAEALGSTTDPHEQVHATYRAYFDFVVSHREEFVIIFNSDVYEPKAEQKLRALRESSATRVVSALKNFARLSDDEAQLLCRALIGTAEVVVKQIDSHRGVDVDTAVELLTQMSWGGLRSFADR; the protein is encoded by the coding sequence ATGTCGAGTCCACAACAGAGATTGCCCCGTGACCAGCGCCGCGACCAATTAGTGGGAGTCGCACGCTCCGTTTTCGCCACCCGTGGATATCGGACGACCTCAATGGACATGATCGCCGAGGCAGCCGGTGTGTCCAAGCCTGTGCTCTATCAGCACTTCGATTCGAAGCAGGACCTCTACCTGGCGCTCATCGATTCCTCGGCCGCGCTGCTCGACTCTCGGCTCGCCGAAGCTCTGGGATCGACCACCGATCCGCATGAGCAGGTCCACGCGACCTATCGCGCGTATTTCGACTTCGTGGTCTCACACCGCGAAGAGTTCGTCATCATCTTCAATTCGGACGTCTACGAGCCGAAAGCCGAACAGAAGCTGCGCGCGCTGCGGGAGAGTTCGGCTACACGGGTCGTGTCGGCGCTGAAGAACTTCGCCCGCCTCAGCGACGATGAGGCACAGCTGCTGTGCCGGGCTCTCATCGGCACCGCCGAGGTCGTCGTCAAGCAGATCGACTCTCATCGCGGTGTCGACGTCGACACAGCCGTCGAACTGCTCACCCAGATGAGTTGGGGCGGACTGCGGTCGTTCGCGGATCGCTGA
- a CDS encoding PD-(D/E)XK nuclease family protein yields the protein MDEMTQRMGSTLLSGGCLNIIGRPGTGKTTLLESLYAQLVSTIDPASVLVLTPDRDHADVLRNRLQLPADAVLSSAPARSLASFAYGIARAAHTTRTGEDLEFISGADQDVFLADLLGGHELGHSRGPAWPAEITAEVRSTSAFRTEVRDALNRVMEFDFGMRTPSPSSETSEHVFDFGRSALDRALADNPDPRWEAVAEILDEYLGIMSMPGYGGVDSATVLALAAFEIFREPAEVTAGRSWTFAPDRLPSVVLADGVQDFPAASWGILEQLRARGSAIALFGSPETVTGRFHGADASIIDRATAEAGFETVVLDRQWDVDPALATTIDGFGARITTRWSTGHMPRPRSLEDAVDSAASAEASASVPQSAPTAAPVEGLSTVSSEPAVETHVFEGSASGHRYLARRITNFVEQGHSWSDVALICRNSSSARAIANELRASGVSIATLMQPLNVDPATAPLLDLLSTAPDFDDDESIADLALSLAGSIYVRLDPVQIRRFRRAVRRQFPASSSTASLAQALRSPIDDSSPQGLATISRMLHAAAEVGTTDPHQALWSIWDAAGVAERWQSEALRDPESVTNGYLDSVLRLFALAEKIADRGGFTARSFAGIVAEQDIAQDSLADTAGFADHVLVGTPSSLAHVRVPLVIIAEVNEGVWPNPKLRGGILGLTDLTAVLATGETVTGDPGYHAHAKRTNLREEGELFYTALSRAQEHVIVTAVTDAETEPSPFFDVLAAGSATGSEAGDGYAITHEDELPPLTLPEMAAHARAHLLQTAAAEYDEGTSAATAASETNPDESPESSETPDGSGMPDPDTQSWAALMRALSNASLAVESPTQWREAEDVTTNEPLYTDSDTVRVSPSQVEAFTDCSLRWFLTRNGGDRPMSTAQNLGTIIHAAAENYPEGPTSAIRSFVETEFASLEFDAEWEREREFDVAMSMADRLGDYIKKTPGRLVGVEAQVYAVGVDADGREWKVTGRLDRVEEVEGGLRIVDFKTGRNVVAGKEMDRHAQLGVYQEAINSGTIRVGEDREIDAHAFGAELVFLRKSARTVREQSALDVDENPDWARELIDDVSGRMRAASFPARVDPQKCLSCPVRSSCPAIGPKMLEET from the coding sequence ATGGATGAGATGACGCAGCGGATGGGCAGCACCCTGCTCTCCGGCGGCTGCCTGAATATCATCGGACGGCCGGGAACCGGGAAGACGACTCTGCTCGAGTCGCTCTATGCACAGCTGGTGTCGACGATCGACCCCGCCTCGGTCCTCGTTCTCACACCCGACCGTGATCACGCCGATGTGCTGCGCAACCGTCTTCAGCTGCCTGCCGATGCCGTTCTGTCCTCCGCCCCGGCCCGCAGTCTGGCGTCGTTCGCGTACGGCATCGCCCGTGCCGCACATACGACGCGGACCGGGGAGGACCTCGAATTCATCTCCGGTGCCGATCAGGATGTGTTCCTCGCCGATCTCCTCGGCGGCCACGAACTGGGCCATTCCCGCGGCCCGGCGTGGCCGGCGGAGATCACCGCCGAGGTGCGCTCGACCTCGGCCTTCCGAACCGAGGTCCGCGACGCGCTCAACCGCGTGATGGAGTTCGACTTCGGCATGCGCACTCCCAGCCCGTCGTCGGAGACCTCCGAGCACGTCTTCGACTTCGGTCGCAGCGCCCTGGATCGTGCCCTTGCCGACAACCCTGACCCTCGGTGGGAGGCCGTGGCTGAGATCCTCGACGAATATCTGGGCATCATGTCCATGCCCGGATACGGGGGCGTCGACTCCGCGACCGTTCTCGCCCTCGCCGCTTTCGAGATCTTCCGTGAACCCGCCGAGGTGACGGCCGGACGTTCGTGGACGTTCGCCCCCGACCGATTGCCCTCAGTGGTTCTGGCCGACGGGGTCCAGGACTTCCCTGCCGCCAGTTGGGGAATCCTCGAACAACTGCGCGCCAGGGGGAGTGCCATCGCTCTGTTCGGCTCGCCCGAGACGGTGACCGGACGTTTCCACGGAGCCGACGCGTCGATCATCGATCGGGCGACGGCCGAGGCCGGCTTCGAAACGGTCGTGCTCGATCGTCAGTGGGATGTCGACCCTGCATTGGCGACGACCATCGACGGCTTCGGAGCCAGGATCACCACGCGCTGGTCGACCGGTCATATGCCGCGCCCACGTTCCCTCGAGGATGCTGTTGATTCTGCGGCTTCCGCTGAGGCGTCAGCGAGCGTGCCGCAATCAGCTCCGACGGCGGCACCTGTTGAAGGGCTGTCTACCGTGTCGTCCGAGCCTGCCGTGGAGACGCACGTATTCGAGGGCAGTGCGTCCGGACACCGATATCTGGCCCGTCGGATCACGAACTTCGTCGAACAGGGGCACAGCTGGTCCGATGTCGCACTCATCTGCCGCAATTCGTCGAGTGCTCGCGCGATCGCCAATGAGCTGAGAGCCTCAGGGGTCTCGATCGCCACTCTCATGCAGCCGCTCAATGTCGACCCCGCGACCGCACCGTTGTTGGACCTGCTTTCGACTGCCCCTGATTTCGACGATGACGAGTCGATCGCCGACCTCGCTCTGTCCCTGGCCGGCAGCATCTACGTCCGCCTCGACCCCGTGCAGATCCGCCGGTTCCGACGAGCAGTGCGCAGACAGTTCCCTGCATCCAGCAGCACGGCGTCGCTGGCTCAGGCACTGCGCAGCCCGATCGACGATTCGTCCCCACAGGGACTGGCCACGATCTCGCGGATGCTCCACGCCGCGGCAGAGGTCGGCACGACCGACCCCCACCAGGCGCTGTGGAGCATCTGGGACGCAGCCGGGGTCGCGGAGAGATGGCAGTCCGAAGCCCTGCGTGATCCGGAATCGGTGACCAACGGCTATCTCGATTCCGTGCTGCGACTCTTCGCCTTGGCCGAGAAGATCGCCGACCGCGGCGGATTCACCGCCCGGTCGTTCGCCGGCATCGTCGCCGAACAGGACATCGCCCAGGACTCCCTGGCCGATACCGCCGGATTCGCCGATCACGTCCTGGTGGGCACGCCGTCCTCTCTCGCCCATGTGCGTGTGCCTCTGGTGATCATCGCCGAAGTCAACGAAGGCGTGTGGCCGAACCCGAAGCTGCGCGGCGGAATCCTCGGCCTCACCGACCTCACAGCGGTGCTTGCCACCGGTGAGACGGTCACGGGCGACCCCGGCTACCACGCCCATGCGAAAAGGACGAACCTGCGCGAGGAAGGCGAGCTGTTCTACACCGCACTCAGCCGGGCCCAGGAGCACGTGATCGTCACTGCCGTCACCGATGCGGAGACAGAACCGTCCCCGTTCTTCGATGTGCTCGCCGCCGGCTCGGCTACGGGCTCCGAGGCAGGCGACGGCTATGCGATCACTCATGAGGATGAGCTGCCTCCGCTGACGCTGCCGGAGATGGCTGCGCACGCTCGTGCCCACCTGCTGCAGACCGCGGCAGCCGAATATGACGAAGGCACGAGCGCTGCGACGGCGGCTTCGGAGACCAACCCGGACGAGAGCCCGGAGAGCTCTGAGACTCCGGACGGCTCTGGGATGCCGGACCCGGACACACAGTCGTGGGCGGCACTGATGCGGGCACTCTCGAACGCCTCACTGGCGGTGGAATCACCGACGCAGTGGCGCGAAGCAGAGGACGTCACCACGAATGAGCCGCTCTACACAGACTCGGATACGGTCCGCGTCTCGCCCTCCCAGGTCGAGGCATTCACCGACTGCTCCCTGCGGTGGTTCCTCACCCGCAACGGCGGTGACCGCCCGATGTCGACGGCCCAGAATCTCGGAACCATCATCCACGCCGCCGCCGAGAACTATCCGGAAGGACCCACCTCAGCGATCCGAAGCTTTGTGGAAACGGAGTTCGCGTCTCTGGAATTCGATGCGGAATGGGAACGCGAACGGGAATTCGACGTGGCGATGAGCATGGCCGACCGCCTCGGCGATTACATCAAGAAGACGCCGGGCCGCCTCGTCGGAGTCGAAGCGCAGGTCTATGCGGTCGGCGTGGACGCAGACGGACGTGAGTGGAAGGTCACCGGACGACTCGATCGAGTCGAGGAAGTCGAGGGCGGACTGCGCATCGTCGACTTCAAGACCGGCAGGAATGTCGTCGCCGGCAAGGAGATGGACCGGCACGCCCAGCTGGGTGTGTATCAGGAGGCGATCAATTCCGGCACCATCAGGGTCGGTGAGGACCGGGAGATCGACGCGCATGCCTTCGGCGCCGAACTCGTCTTCCTGCGCAAGTCTGCCCGAACGGTTCGGGAGCAGTCGGCGCTGGACGTCGATGAGAACCCCGACTGGGCGCGAGAGCTCATCGACGACGTGTCCGGCAGGATGCGTGCCGCGAGCTTCCCAGCCCGGGTGGACCCGCAGAAGTGCCTGTCGTGCCCCGTCCGATCATCGTGCCCGGCGATCGGTCCGAAGATGTTGGAGGAGACCTGA